From Variimorphobacter saccharofermentans, one genomic window encodes:
- a CDS encoding ABC transporter permease produces the protein MYKIWRLAFADIRKSKGNSASLFIMFMIAALLMNAGLIIFLDFGNYFEKTVKELNTSNIYYLMPGNCFTEEVKKFVTENENISEIQIEESLWASGITPYNDKLKERPFLINDADHPRTLSKWKFVGDHLPVEDMSVYLPNVYHEDAGYQLNDEIQFDFQGKQYTFTIKGFTEDIYFSSHETGFLGIYLPHNTYQILEEELDGNYDATILFANLKEVNKEIEYEIKEMTGLESVATGSDIVNTLLSFDLEQIKMSRIMMAMMMAIMIVVFSIIIVVVCLIVVRFRISNSIEDDMTKIGTLKALGYTNRQIMISIAMQFTAITLIGSIVGICLSYTTPSIISDVFAQQSGLKWEQGFNGGICFITLLYLLIVVILVAYTSARRIKKLHPIIALRGGINTHSFRKNHVPLHKSVGSLPYVLALKSLLNNKRQGIMIAIILIAVSFTGSFAIVMFYNTTIDIKTFEETPGIEISNAVVVLNPELDNTERMNEIRSYQTVRKTTFIDEETVMSDKTEVRLFIMDDYAEKETISIYDGRYPIHENEIAISGYLTRLMDKKIGDNIELRIGDKKVAYLITGLTQGFYMNGLNASITTEGYRKLNPEFQPRNLQIYLESGANAAEFVSWVNQSFGDDLLYVTDMDKSIEEGVGIYTSIFAKVGITMLILTIAVVILVLYFVINSAVTRQKRELGIQKAIGFTTLQLMNQISISFVMPVVVGVLIGSIIGMKFSNPIMSVFQSGMGIMKANYIIKPDWVVLFGIGVVIVAYVTSMLVTLRIRKISAYSLVSE, from the coding sequence ATGTATAAAATATGGAGATTAGCCTTCGCAGATATCCGTAAATCGAAAGGAAATTCTGCATCGCTTTTTATAATGTTTATGATAGCAGCCTTATTAATGAATGCAGGTCTCATTATATTTCTGGATTTCGGTAATTATTTTGAAAAGACCGTAAAGGAATTGAATACATCAAATATATACTATCTTATGCCTGGTAACTGTTTTACTGAGGAAGTGAAGAAATTCGTAACAGAGAATGAGAACATATCAGAAATACAAATAGAAGAGTCACTATGGGCTTCGGGAATCACCCCGTATAATGACAAATTAAAAGAAAGACCATTTCTAATCAATGACGCTGATCATCCCCGTACACTATCCAAATGGAAATTTGTCGGAGATCATCTTCCAGTAGAAGATATGTCTGTTTATCTGCCCAATGTGTATCATGAGGATGCCGGATATCAGCTTAATGACGAGATTCAGTTCGATTTTCAGGGAAAGCAATATACCTTTACCATCAAGGGATTTACAGAGGATATCTACTTTAGCTCCCATGAAACAGGCTTTCTTGGCATTTATCTTCCACATAATACTTATCAAATTCTTGAGGAAGAGCTGGATGGTAATTATGATGCGACCATTCTATTTGCGAATCTAAAAGAAGTGAATAAGGAGATCGAATACGAAATTAAGGAAATGACTGGTTTGGAATCTGTAGCAACGGGTTCCGATATTGTGAATACATTGTTAAGCTTTGATTTGGAGCAAATTAAGATGTCCCGTATCATGATGGCTATGATGATGGCAATAATGATAGTAGTATTTTCGATTATAATTGTAGTGGTTTGTCTCATTGTAGTTCGATTTCGAATTAGCAATAGCATTGAAGATGATATGACGAAAATAGGTACACTAAAAGCGCTTGGGTATACGAACAGGCAGATTATGATTTCCATCGCAATGCAGTTTACTGCGATAACGCTGATTGGAAGTATAGTGGGCATCTGCTTGTCCTATACGACACCTTCCATAATCTCCGATGTATTTGCCCAGCAGTCCGGATTGAAATGGGAACAGGGATTTAATGGAGGAATATGCTTTATCACTTTATTATACCTTCTGATTGTTGTTATATTGGTAGCCTACACCAGTGCACGTCGTATCAAAAAACTACATCCGATTATTGCATTACGGGGTGGAATTAATACGCATAGCTTTCGTAAAAATCATGTTCCACTTCATAAATCCGTTGGAAGTCTTCCTTACGTACTTGCCCTGAAATCATTATTGAATAATAAGAGACAGGGAATCATGATCGCAATTATCTTAATTGCCGTATCCTTTACCGGTTCCTTTGCTATCGTAATGTTCTATAATACAACAATTGATATTAAGACATTTGAAGAGACGCCGGGTATTGAAATATCTAACGCAGTGGTGGTACTCAATCCAGAGCTGGATAATACGGAGCGAATGAATGAGATCAGGAGCTATCAGACCGTTAGAAAGACTACCTTTATTGATGAAGAGACTGTAATGAGTGACAAGACAGAGGTCAGGTTATTTATTATGGATGATTATGCCGAGAAGGAGACGATCAGTATCTACGATGGCAGGTACCCAATCCATGAGAATGAAATAGCAATCTCTGGTTACCTTACAAGGCTGATGGATAAAAAAATAGGTGATAATATAGAGTTAAGAATCGGAGATAAGAAGGTAGCATATTTAATCACTGGTTTAACACAGGGATTTTATATGAATGGACTAAATGCTTCCATAACCACTGAGGGATACCGGAAGCTAAATCCGGAATTTCAGCCAAGAAATCTTCAGATTTACCTGGAATCAGGAGCGAATGCCGCGGAATTTGTCAGTTGGGTCAATCAATCCTTTGGTGATGACCTTCTCTATGTAACGGACATGGATAAGTCCATAGAGGAGGGTGTAGGAATATATACATCCATCTTCGCCAAGGTAGGTATTACCATGCTTATATTAACCATTGCAGTTGTAATCCTGGTATTGTATTTTGTAATTAATTCTGCTGTAACACGTCAAAAGCGGGAGTTGGGAATACAGAAAGCCATAGGCTTTACGACACTACAGCTTATGAATCAGATATCCATAAGCTTTGTAATGCCGGTAGTCGTAGGTGTATTGATCGGAAGTATAATAGGAATGAAATTCAGTAATCCAATAATGTCAGTATTTCAAAGCGGTATGGGAATAATGAAGGCTAATTACATCATAAAACCGGACTGGGTAGTATTATTCGGCATTGGAGTAGTAATCGTAGCATATGTAACTTCCATGCTGGTAACGCTACGAATTCGAAAGATTTCAGCTTATTCCCTTGTAAGTGAGTAA
- a CDS encoding ABC transporter ATP-binding protein — translation MNNVIISTKKLSKTFSNGGTQQHVLKNLDMEIYEGDFTVIMGSSGAGKSTLLYALSGMDKPTLGSIRFLDKNIEALSNDKLAVFRRKNCGFIFQQMFLLDNMSILDNILTSGLLISNNRKAITARAKELLTKVGLGEAIWSKFPSQLSGGEVQRAAIVRALINQPNVVFADEPTGALNSAAGKAALDVLSEVNNKGQSIIMVTHDLRSARRGNRILYIQDGVIHGECNLGRYIHGDRERHEKLRLFLEEMGW, via the coding sequence ATGAACAATGTAATCATATCAACGAAAAAGCTGAGTAAGACCTTTTCTAACGGAGGTACACAGCAGCATGTATTAAAGAACCTGGACATGGAGATATATGAAGGTGATTTTACAGTAATAATGGGTTCCTCCGGAGCAGGAAAATCCACCCTGTTATATGCATTGTCCGGTATGGATAAACCAACCCTGGGTTCAATCAGGTTCCTGGATAAGAATATTGAAGCGTTAAGCAATGATAAGCTGGCTGTCTTTCGAAGAAAGAATTGTGGGTTTATATTTCAACAGATGTTTCTGCTGGATAACATGAGTATCCTTGATAATATTCTTACGAGCGGTTTGCTGATAAGCAATAACCGAAAAGCGATCACGGCCCGGGCAAAGGAATTATTAACAAAGGTTGGATTGGGAGAGGCAATATGGAGTAAATTTCCTTCCCAGTTATCGGGAGGAGAGGTGCAGCGAGCTGCAATTGTTCGTGCACTGATCAACCAACCCAATGTTGTATTCGCGGATGAACCTACCGGTGCATTAAATTCCGCAGCAGGGAAGGCAGCACTGGATGTTCTATCCGAGGTTAACAATAAGGGACAAAGCATCATTATGGTTACTCATGATCTAAGATCCGCACGAAGAGGTAACCGGATTCTCTATATTCAGGATGGGGTAATCCATGGTGAGTGTAATCTGGGAAGATACATACATGGGGATCGAGAACGACATGAGAAGCTACGGTTGTTTCTGGAGGAAATGGGATGGTAA
- a CDS encoding HAMP domain-containing sensor histidine kinase has protein sequence MSIKKIILWIILLVCICSGVVYSGLHRSMDTKLDITAVNDIAQSLAKNWDNIDQMQLTDLDYGMDYVVLDNDMKLVKATRRGLNEDINTAISNRDTIFDIKRNEEVLGKLIIYNDIQERWTRYRNYLFVFAEMVILFAALASLAYYLYIDRSIFQPFRRLKLFASHIAAGNLDVPMEMDERNIFGAFTESFDIMREELKKARESERMANQSKKELVASLSHDIKTPVASIMAVAEIMAAKSQDMMDQKQLNTIYSKAEQINTLIMNMFNATLEELQELKVNVTEQSSQVLYELIKKADYNDMVTYITKAECIVHMDELRLAQVIDNVISNSYKYAGTAIDVSVEINGEFLEVAFQDYGTGVNENELPLLCNKYYRAGNSQGKGGTGLGLYISKYLMNKMLGDILCENTEKGFRVKLKLLIT, from the coding sequence ATGAGTATAAAAAAGATAATACTCTGGATTATATTATTAGTCTGTATTTGCTCCGGTGTGGTTTATAGCGGATTGCATCGTTCTATGGATACAAAACTCGATATAACCGCAGTAAACGATATTGCCCAATCCTTGGCGAAGAACTGGGATAACATCGACCAAATGCAACTCACCGACCTTGATTATGGGATGGACTATGTTGTATTAGACAATGACATGAAGCTGGTGAAAGCCACCAGACGGGGGCTTAATGAGGATATCAATACAGCAATCAGTAACCGGGATACGATCTTTGATATTAAGCGGAATGAGGAAGTACTGGGAAAGCTTATTATATATAATGATATTCAAGAAAGATGGACAAGGTATCGCAATTATCTGTTTGTTTTCGCAGAAATGGTGATACTGTTTGCCGCCCTGGCAAGTCTGGCTTACTATTTATATATCGATCGGTCCATTTTTCAGCCCTTCCGTAGATTAAAGCTATTTGCTAGCCATATTGCAGCGGGAAATCTAGATGTTCCCATGGAGATGGATGAGAGGAATATCTTCGGTGCTTTTACCGAAAGCTTTGACATTATGAGAGAAGAGCTAAAGAAGGCAAGAGAAAGCGAACGTATGGCAAACCAAAGTAAAAAGGAATTGGTGGCATCCCTTAGTCACGATATTAAAACTCCGGTGGCCTCCATTATGGCGGTTGCAGAGATTATGGCTGCGAAATCCCAGGATATGATGGATCAAAAGCAGCTAAATACAATCTATTCGAAGGCAGAGCAGATCAACACTTTAATTATGAACATGTTCAATGCAACGTTGGAAGAGCTGCAGGAGCTTAAGGTTAATGTAACGGAACAGTCCAGTCAGGTACTGTATGAGCTGATTAAAAAAGCAGATTATAACGATATGGTTACCTATATCACGAAAGCGGAGTGTATTGTACATATGGATGAGCTAAGGCTTGCTCAGGTGATTGATAATGTAATCAGTAATTCCTATAAATATGCAGGAACTGCCATCGATGTATCAGTCGAAATCAATGGGGAATTCCTCGAGGTTGCATTTCAGGATTATGGAACCGGAGTGAATGAAAATGAACTGCCACTTTTGTGTAATAAGTACTACCGCGCAGGTAATTCACAAGGAAAGGGCGGAACAGGCCTGGGACTTTATATATCAAAATACTTAATGAACAAGATGTTAGGGGATATACTATGTGAAAATACAGAGAAGGGCTTTCGGGTAAAGCTGAAATTACTGATTACCTGA
- a CDS encoding response regulator transcription factor yields the protein MPKYDCLIVDDEEALSQSTCEYFNMFGVKTFWAANEKECEDFLKYNTTDLILLDINLGKTSGFAVCKKLRETTDIPILFISARRSDDDVLLALNIGGDDYISKPYSLQILLAKVKTVLKRYRGNPDNLISFGDYTIDFTTEKLLYQGNEVKLKSMEYKLLAYLIQNRNRTITKDELFLRVWGDSITGDGTLNVHIRRLREKIEKDPNNPCYIKTIWGTGYSFEL from the coding sequence ATGCCAAAGTACGACTGCTTAATTGTGGATGATGAGGAGGCTTTATCACAAAGTACTTGTGAGTATTTTAACATGTTTGGAGTCAAGACCTTTTGGGCAGCAAATGAAAAAGAGTGTGAGGACTTTTTGAAATATAATACAACGGACTTAATCCTACTGGATATTAATTTGGGAAAGACATCCGGGTTTGCAGTATGTAAAAAGCTGAGGGAGACCACGGATATTCCGATATTATTTATCAGTGCAAGAAGAAGTGATGATGATGTGCTTCTGGCTTTAAATATAGGGGGAGATGATTATATCTCAAAGCCCTACTCCCTGCAAATATTGTTGGCAAAGGTGAAGACTGTACTTAAGAGATACCGCGGAAATCCGGATAATCTGATCAGCTTTGGCGATTATACCATCGACTTTACGACCGAGAAGCTGTTATATCAAGGGAATGAAGTGAAGCTGAAATCCATGGAGTATAAGCTGTTGGCTTATCTGATTCAGAATAGAAATCGTACCATTACAAAAGACGAATTATTTCTCAGAGTCTGGGGAGATTCCATAACTGGGGATGGCACCTTGAATGTACATATAAGAAGACTGCGGGAGAAGATTGAGAAGGATCCCAATAATCCTTGCTATATCAAAACAATCTGGGGGACTGGTTATTCATTTGAGCTATAG
- the uxaC gene encoding glucuronate isomerase: MKQFLDQDFLLSTDTAIHLYHNFAAKLPIIDYHCHINPKEIAQDRRFDNITQIWLGGDHYKWRLMRANGLDEAYITGNASDKEKFIKWAETLGKSIGNPLYHWSHLELQRYFDYHGVLNKNTAEKVWELCNEKLADKSMSARNIIRKSNVTHICTTDDPVNRLEWHQEISKASEFDVKVFPAWRPDKAMNIEKEDYLQYLDTLSNVSGIQITSYDSLMNALNKRIEFFHSQNCRISDHGLDYIMYAPASEDTIRSIFAKRLNNIPLTEQETLQFKTDFLIQMGKTYHKYGWVMQLHYGCKRNNNSRAFQVLGPDTGFDCINNYAPAAQMADFLNALNIKDQLPKTIIYSLNPTDNAAIGTIIGCFQDSSAVGKIQHGSAWWFNDHRTGMTDQMTSLANVGFLAGFVGMLTDSRSFLSYPRHEYFRRILCDLFGKWVENGEYPQDYETLKELVENISYYNAYHYFGFDQLK; this comes from the coding sequence ATGAAACAATTTCTAGATCAAGATTTTCTGTTATCGACAGATACCGCAATCCATTTATATCACAATTTTGCTGCTAAGCTGCCTATTATTGATTATCATTGCCATATTAACCCCAAGGAAATTGCTCAGGACAGGCGTTTTGATAACATAACCCAGATATGGCTTGGCGGAGATCACTACAAGTGGCGCTTAATGCGTGCGAATGGATTAGATGAAGCATACATTACCGGGAACGCATCGGATAAAGAGAAATTTATAAAGTGGGCAGAAACCTTAGGCAAATCCATCGGTAATCCACTCTATCATTGGAGTCATCTCGAATTACAACGTTATTTCGACTATCACGGAGTGTTAAATAAGAACACTGCAGAAAAGGTATGGGAATTATGTAATGAAAAGCTCGCAGATAAGTCCATGAGCGCTCGTAATATCATAAGAAAGTCCAACGTAACACATATCTGTACAACGGACGACCCTGTGAATCGCTTAGAATGGCATCAGGAAATATCAAAAGCTTCTGAGTTTGATGTCAAAGTTTTTCCGGCTTGGCGACCGGACAAAGCCATGAATATTGAAAAAGAGGATTATCTTCAGTATCTTGATACCTTAAGTAATGTATCTGGAATCCAGATTACCAGCTATGATTCCTTAATGAATGCATTAAATAAGCGTATTGAGTTCTTCCACAGCCAAAATTGTCGTATTTCTGACCATGGTCTTGATTATATCATGTATGCACCTGCTTCAGAGGATACTATTCGCTCCATATTTGCAAAGCGTCTAAACAATATTCCTCTCACTGAGCAGGAAACGCTCCAATTTAAAACCGATTTCCTAATTCAAATGGGGAAAACATATCACAAATATGGGTGGGTTATGCAGCTTCACTATGGATGCAAACGCAATAATAATTCCCGTGCATTTCAGGTACTGGGTCCTGATACTGGCTTCGATTGCATCAATAATTATGCTCCGGCAGCACAGATGGCAGACTTTCTGAACGCGTTGAATATAAAGGACCAGCTTCCCAAGACGATTATTTATAGCCTGAATCCTACGGATAATGCTGCTATCGGAACCATAATCGGATGTTTCCAGGATTCCAGTGCTGTTGGAAAGATCCAACACGGAAGTGCATGGTGGTTCAATGACCATAGAACAGGAATGACCGATCAGATGACTTCGCTGGCTAATGTTGGTTTCCTGGCAGGCTTCGTCGGAATGCTTACTGACTCCAGAAGCTTTCTGTCCTATCCAAGACACGAATATTTCCGCCGAATTCTCTGTGATTTATTCGGAAAATGGGTAGAGAACGGTGAATATCCTCAGGACTATGAAACCCTGAAGGAGCTTGTAGAAAATATCTCCTATTATAATGCATACCATTACTTCGGATTTGATCAACTGAAATAA
- a CDS encoding glycoside hydrolase family 130 protein — translation MIIGANLPNIPWQERPQGCNDIVWRYSNNPIIHRHQIPGANSIFNSAVVAKDGAFVGIFRSDDKAMQQHLFLGKSQNGIDWDIEHDPMPLFNQKEEQVGVACGYDPRVCWIEDRYYVTWCNNYHGPTIGVAYSYDFKKFYQLENAFLPFNRNGVMFPRKINGKYMMFSRPSDNGHTPFGDMYLSQSPDMEHWGYHRYVMKAEGWAWTKIGAGPIPIETDEGWLLIFHGVGTTCNGMIYSMGAAILDIDEPWKVKYRCKPFIFHPEEIYECVGDVPNVTFPCATLQDAATGRIAIYYGAADTVVALAFTQVDELIKYIKDNAL, via the coding sequence ATGATAATAGGTGCGAATTTACCCAATATACCGTGGCAGGAAAGACCACAAGGCTGTAATGATATTGTCTGGAGATACAGTAATAATCCGATTATTCACAGACACCAGATACCAGGTGCCAATAGTATATTCAATAGTGCTGTTGTCGCTAAGGATGGTGCATTTGTTGGCATTTTTAGAAGCGATGATAAAGCGATGCAGCAACATTTGTTTTTAGGAAAGAGTCAAAATGGTATCGATTGGGATATTGAACATGATCCAATGCCTTTATTCAATCAGAAGGAAGAACAGGTTGGTGTTGCATGTGGCTATGATCCACGTGTATGCTGGATTGAGGACAGATACTATGTTACCTGGTGCAACAATTATCATGGTCCTACAATCGGGGTTGCTTATTCCTATGATTTCAAGAAATTCTATCAATTAGAAAATGCATTTCTTCCATTTAATCGGAATGGGGTAATGTTCCCACGTAAGATTAACGGCAAGTATATGATGTTTTCTCGTCCCAGCGATAACGGACATACTCCATTCGGTGATATGTATCTCAGCCAAAGTCCTGATATGGAGCATTGGGGTTATCATCGTTATGTCATGAAGGCGGAAGGCTGGGCATGGACGAAGATTGGCGCAGGCCCCATTCCGATTGAGACGGACGAAGGCTGGCTGCTTATTTTCCATGGAGTAGGAACAACCTGCAATGGTATGATTTATTCTATGGGTGCTGCTATTCTGGATATCGATGAGCCTTGGAAGGTAAAATACAGATGTAAACCGTTTATATTCCACCCGGAAGAAATATATGAGTGTGTGGGAGATGTACCGAATGTTACTTTCCCGTGTGCAACCTTGCAGGATGCTGCGACTGGTAGAATTGCTATATATTATGGAGCGGCTGATACAGTGGTGGCTCTGGCATTTACCCAGGTTGATGAACTTATAAAATACATTAAGGATAATGCTCTATAA
- the fba gene encoding class II fructose-1,6-bisphosphate aldolase, whose product MALVSAKEMLTKAKQGKYAVGQFNINNLEWTKAILLTAEEMKSPVILGVSEGAGKYMCGYKTVVGMVNGMLEELKITVPVALHLDHGSYDGALACIEAGFSSVMFDGSHYPIEENIKKTKELVSICNSKGLSIEAEVGSIGGEEDGVVGAGECADPNECKAIADLGVTMLAAGIGNIHGKYPENWPGLSFETLDAVQQKTGDMPLVLHGGTGIPEDMIKKAISLGVAKINVNTECQLAFQEATRKYIEEGKDLSGKGFDPRKLLAPGFEAIKATVKEKMELFGSVGKA is encoded by the coding sequence ATGGCATTAGTGTCTGCAAAAGAAATGCTAACAAAGGCAAAACAAGGAAAGTACGCTGTTGGTCAGTTCAATATCAACAATCTTGAATGGACAAAGGCCATCTTATTAACAGCAGAAGAGATGAAATCACCCGTAATTCTTGGTGTGTCAGAGGGTGCCGGAAAATATATGTGCGGTTATAAAACAGTCGTAGGTATGGTAAATGGCATGTTAGAGGAATTAAAGATTACAGTTCCTGTTGCTCTTCACTTAGATCACGGTAGCTATGATGGAGCTCTCGCTTGTATCGAAGCAGGATTTTCTTCCGTAATGTTCGACGGTTCTCATTATCCCATTGAAGAGAATATCAAGAAAACCAAGGAATTAGTATCCATATGTAACAGCAAGGGTCTTTCTATTGAAGCAGAGGTTGGATCTATTGGTGGTGAAGAAGACGGTGTTGTTGGAGCTGGTGAATGCGCAGATCCCAATGAATGCAAGGCAATTGCTGATTTAGGTGTAACAATGCTTGCTGCAGGTATTGGAAATATTCATGGTAAATATCCTGAAAACTGGCCGGGTCTTAGCTTCGAGACTTTGGATGCTGTTCAGCAAAAGACAGGTGACATGCCTTTAGTACTTCACGGAGGTACCGGTATTCCTGAGGATATGATTAAGAAAGCGATCTCTCTTGGTGTAGCTAAAATCAATGTAAACACAGAATGCCAGTTAGCTTTCCAGGAAGCAACACGTAAGTACATTGAGGAAGGCAAAGATTTATCCGGCAAAGGCTTTGATCCTCGTAAATTATTAGCTCCCGGTTTTGAAGCAATTAAAGCTACTGTTAAAGAAAAAATGGAATTGTTCGGATCTGTTGGCAAAGCTTAA
- a CDS encoding FprA family A-type flavoprotein, whose translation MHNIYEISPSIYWIGGSDRRLERFENMFPLPNGVAYNSYLILDEKTAVLDTVDSSISALYLENITHALNGRSLDYLIINHMEPDHCANIEEIVRRYPNVKLVGNQKTFQLMRQYYSLDMSSNYYEVKEGNELSLGSHTLRFYFAPMVHWPEVMFTYETSKGILFSADAFGSFGAFAGNLFADEVEYDSYYLDEARRYYTNIVGRYGPQVQAIMKKLAGLKITMICSLHGLIWRGENISYILDKYDLWSRYVPEKKGVVLAYASMYGNTENVMNSLAIKLAKRGIKDMRMYDVSKTHPSYIISDVFKYSNVVFGSPTYNMHLYFMMDSLLRELAVLGIKNRNVTLLGNHSWSSAALKGMTEIVESMKEMTLVGTPIDIKSTLKPENEHELDAIADAIAESLKE comes from the coding sequence ATGCATAATATATATGAAATATCCCCAAGTATTTATTGGATTGGTGGCAGTGATCGACGTTTGGAGCGTTTTGAGAACATGTTTCCATTACCTAACGGCGTAGCATATAATTCATATTTGATATTGGATGAGAAAACAGCTGTCTTAGATACCGTTGATTCTTCCATTAGTGCTCTTTATCTTGAGAACATTACACATGCGCTCAATGGCAGATCTCTTGATTATCTGATTATAAATCATATGGAACCTGATCATTGTGCAAATATCGAAGAAATTGTACGAAGATATCCGAATGTAAAGTTGGTCGGCAATCAAAAAACCTTTCAGTTGATGAGGCAGTATTACAGCCTTGACATGTCTTCCAATTACTATGAAGTGAAGGAGGGAAATGAACTCTCACTTGGAAGCCATACCTTACGCTTTTATTTTGCTCCTATGGTGCACTGGCCTGAGGTAATGTTTACCTATGAGACTTCTAAGGGCATACTGTTCTCGGCAGATGCCTTTGGATCCTTTGGTGCCTTTGCAGGTAATCTTTTTGCTGATGAGGTTGAGTATGATAGTTATTATCTGGATGAAGCCAGACGTTACTATACCAATATTGTAGGAAGATATGGCCCACAGGTACAGGCAATTATGAAAAAACTGGCCGGTCTGAAGATTACCATGATTTGCTCCTTACACGGACTTATCTGGCGTGGTGAAAATATATCCTATATTCTTGACAAATATGACTTATGGAGTCGTTATGTACCCGAGAAAAAAGGAGTTGTACTGGCATATGCCTCCATGTATGGTAATACCGAGAATGTCATGAATTCATTGGCCATAAAGTTGGCAAAACGCGGGATCAAAGACATGCGTATGTATGATGTTTCCAAGACTCATCCATCCTATATCATATCCGACGTATTTAAATATAGTAATGTGGTATTTGGTTCTCCAACCTATAATATGCATTTATACTTTATGATGGATTCCTTATTAAGGGAACTCGCTGTCCTTGGAATTAAAAACCGCAACGTCACTTTACTCGGCAATCATTCCTGGTCTTCTGCAGCACTCAAGGGGATGACAGAAATCGTTGAATCCATGAAGGAGATGACTCTTGTCGGTACACCCATCGATATTAAGTCTACCTTAAAGCCGGAAAATGAGCATGAGTTAGATGCAATTGCTGATGCGATTGCTGAATCTTTAAAAGAATAA
- the yidA gene encoding sugar-phosphatase → MYKLIAVDMDGTLLNEKKEISKRSLKAIYRLKEKGKKLVLATGRPLNGVMRYIEKLNLYDENDYVVAFNGALVQSTKSKEIIYNKPLSLSAYKELYKLSLELGVNIHALTDQSVLTPKNNPFTQIESSINQIPIIEGAVEEIDASTIIVKVMFVDEPDKLDEIIPKLPASIKNKYTILRSAPYFLEFLDKTVNKGTGVSAVATQLGLNREEVICVGDAGNDLDMIRYAGLGVAMGNAFEEIKSEADYVTYSNEEDGVAYVIEEFML, encoded by the coding sequence ATGTATAAACTGATAGCAGTCGACATGGACGGAACACTTCTTAATGAAAAAAAGGAAATATCAAAAAGATCGTTAAAAGCAATCTATCGCTTGAAGGAAAAGGGAAAAAAGCTTGTATTGGCAACAGGAAGACCGTTAAACGGCGTAATGAGATATATTGAGAAATTGAACTTATATGATGAAAATGATTATGTTGTTGCATTTAATGGAGCACTTGTTCAGAGTACAAAATCGAAAGAGATCATATATAATAAGCCATTATCTCTCAGTGCCTATAAAGAACTGTATAAACTAAGTCTGGAATTAGGTGTGAACATTCATGCTCTCACCGATCAGAGTGTGCTAACACCGAAAAACAATCCTTTTACTCAGATTGAATCCAGTATAAATCAGATACCGATTATTGAAGGTGCAGTTGAAGAGATAGATGCTTCAACCATTATCGTAAAGGTGATGTTTGTTGATGAACCGGATAAGTTGGATGAAATCATTCCTAAGCTTCCAGCTTCAATCAAAAATAAATACACAATACTTCGAAGTGCTCCGTATTTTTTAGAGTTCCTGGACAAAACGGTGAATAAGGGAACAGGAGTTTCTGCTGTTGCCACACAGCTTGGTCTAAATCGTGAGGAAGTAATATGCGTGGGCGATGCAGGAAATGATTTGGATATGATACGTTATGCCGGACTAGGAGTTGCCATGGGAAATGCATTTGAAGAAATCAAGTCGGAGGCAGATTACGTTACCTATTCCAATGAAGAAGATGGCGTAGCATATGTAATAGAGGAATTCATGTTATAA